From Methanocella paludicola SANAE, a single genomic window includes:
- the rpsJ gene encoding 30S ribosomal protein S10 has translation MAAQKARIRLSGTSPTKLDDVCGQVKKIAEKTGVSISGPVPLPTKRLVVPTRKSPSGEGTATWEHWEMRVHKRLIDIDADERALRQLMRIQVPKDINIEIVLKD, from the coding sequence ATGGCAGCACAAAAAGCAAGGATCAGGCTTTCAGGAACTTCACCCACGAAGTTAGACGATGTCTGCGGACAGGTGAAGAAGATCGCCGAGAAGACCGGCGTAAGCATTTCGGGACCTGTACCTTTACCGACGAAGCGCCTGGTCGTACCGACCAGAAAGAGCCCGAGCGGCGAAGGCACTGCGACCTGGGAACACTGGGAGATGCGTGTGCATAAGAGGCTCATCGACATCGACGCAGACGAGCGTGCTTTAAGGCAGCTGATGCGTATCCAGGTGCCCAAGGACATCAACATCGAGATCGTCCTGAAAGACTAA